The proteins below are encoded in one region of Bremerella sp. P1:
- a CDS encoding FAD-dependent oxidoreductase: MRRVVCTLALLLVAAAGATSQAETIETDVCVYTATPSGILAAIAVKKAGKDVVIVEPGRWVGGMLGAGLKPMQDCPNYNATGGMTKPLLKSLGHGPGIPDGMVIVPAIRQDFQHLLDEHEIKVIHEHRVASCTTSDSAIQSATFDLAPFDKLGCPPVEPTKPGNLQVSAQIFIDASYEGDLLAAAGCSYRTGRESVEQFDEEAAGVRVPVVKTPIDPYVTPGDPNSGLLNLLQVDHGKPVGSADEYTQAYNYRYYTTNKPEHRLPIEAPEGYSAQDYELVGRYVAYLTETIEDQEALRKKLIGICPGWKNSGEWNYQRDSLITMAPLGISQDYASGDAATKARVWKAHQNYLRGLYQFMRTDERIPDWYREEVGQLGLDGRYHEETGGWPHQLYIRVSRRLKAEYTITAHDVYNRTQVDVPVGLAQYGIDTYPSRRIVIQEEGKTLVANEGNMFVGGNRGPTNVPYAVPYAAITPKQAECTNLLVPVCFSATHLGYASARMEPVFMICGESAGIAAVQAIEENVPVQDINKPKYLAALERAGQKLTWDPAVDTPTRPAANRLDYARLLKECDENNDKLVSQAEWNAGKSGWEFLFLFIDNDKNGQIDEKEYDQFQQFKKQHPDWAERVRKS, from the coding sequence ATGCGACGTGTTGTTTGTACTCTTGCCCTTCTGCTTGTCGCCGCCGCTGGTGCGACTTCTCAGGCCGAAACGATCGAGACCGACGTTTGCGTTTACACCGCAACCCCGTCCGGTATCCTGGCGGCCATCGCGGTGAAGAAGGCCGGCAAAGACGTCGTGATCGTCGAGCCAGGCCGCTGGGTTGGTGGCATGCTTGGGGCAGGCCTCAAGCCGATGCAGGACTGCCCGAACTACAACGCCACCGGCGGCATGACCAAACCGCTGCTGAAAAGCTTGGGACATGGACCTGGCATCCCCGATGGCATGGTGATCGTCCCGGCCATTCGCCAGGACTTTCAGCATCTATTGGACGAGCACGAGATTAAGGTTATCCACGAACACCGCGTCGCCTCGTGCACAACAAGCGATTCCGCAATTCAGTCTGCTACGTTCGACCTGGCGCCTTTCGATAAGCTGGGCTGCCCACCGGTCGAGCCAACCAAGCCAGGCAACCTGCAGGTCAGCGCCCAGATCTTCATCGATGCCAGCTACGAAGGGGATCTCCTCGCGGCGGCTGGGTGCTCGTATCGCACCGGCCGTGAGTCGGTTGAGCAGTTCGACGAAGAGGCCGCTGGCGTGCGGGTGCCGGTCGTGAAGACGCCCATCGATCCCTACGTGACGCCAGGTGATCCCAACAGTGGCCTATTGAATTTGCTGCAAGTCGATCATGGCAAACCGGTCGGCTCGGCAGACGAGTACACCCAGGCCTACAACTACCGCTACTACACGACCAACAAACCCGAGCATCGCCTGCCGATCGAAGCCCCGGAAGGGTACTCAGCCCAAGACTACGAACTGGTCGGGCGTTACGTCGCCTACCTGACCGAAACGATCGAAGACCAGGAAGCCCTTCGCAAGAAGCTGATTGGAATCTGTCCTGGGTGGAAGAACTCTGGCGAATGGAACTACCAGCGTGACTCGCTGATCACCATGGCTCCGCTGGGCATCAGCCAAGACTATGCCAGCGGCGATGCCGCCACCAAGGCCCGCGTCTGGAAGGCCCATCAGAATTACCTGCGTGGGCTGTACCAGTTCATGCGAACCGACGAGCGCATTCCCGATTGGTACCGAGAAGAAGTCGGTCAGCTCGGTCTCGATGGTCGCTATCATGAAGAGACCGGCGGCTGGCCGCATCAACTCTACATTCGCGTCTCGCGCCGCCTGAAAGCGGAATACACGATCACCGCCCACGATGTCTACAACCGCACCCAGGTAGACGTACCGGTGGGCCTCGCCCAGTACGGGATCGACACTTATCCCTCGCGGCGGATCGTGATTCAGGAAGAGGGCAAGACCTTGGTCGCCAACGAAGGAAACATGTTCGTCGGCGGCAACCGCGGCCCGACCAACGTTCCCTACGCCGTCCCTTATGCAGCGATCACGCCCAAACAGGCCGAGTGCACGAACCTGCTGGTGCCGGTTTGCTTTTCCGCAACCCACTTAGGCTACGCATCGGCACGCATGGAGCCGGTCTTCATGATCTGCGGCGAGTCCGCCGGTATCGCCGCCGTGCAGGCCATCGAGGAGAACGTCCCTGTCCAGGACATCAACAAGCCGAAGTACTTGGCCGCCTTGGAAAGGGCAGGGCAGAAGCTTACCTGGGACCCAGCCGTCGACACCCCAACCCGCCCGGCCGCGAACCGGCTCGACTACGCCCGCCTCTTGAAAGAGTGCGACGAGAACAACGACAAGCTGGTCAGCCAGGCCGAATGGAACGCCGGCAAGAGCGGCTGGGAGTTCCTCTTCCTGTTCATCGACAACGACAAGAACGGGCAGATCGACGAGAAGGAATACGACCAGTTCCAGCAGTTCAAGAAACAGCACCCCGACTGGGCCGAGCGGGTCCGAAAGTCGTAG
- a CDS encoding nucleotidyltransferase family protein, translating into MESEEIIKEWISSDPIRMRALRLASELNLSDWCIAAGFVGNLVWDKLHKKETSTPLNDFDLIYFDPQNIASMNDRQLELRLKNLTNQPWSVKNQARMHIRNKDRPYTSTSNAMSYWVEIETAVGVKLSETGEIELVAPFGIENLFRNTITINRKRIKPADFYKRIESKNWLTQWPKLKVIA; encoded by the coding sequence GTGGAATCTGAGGAAATCATTAAGGAATGGATTAGCAGCGATCCTATTCGCATGCGCGCTCTTCGCCTGGCATCAGAATTAAATCTTTCTGACTGGTGCATCGCGGCAGGCTTCGTTGGAAATCTTGTATGGGACAAGCTTCATAAAAAAGAAACATCGACACCGCTCAATGATTTCGATCTTATCTATTTCGATCCACAAAATATTGCGTCAATGAACGATAGGCAGCTCGAGCTGCGACTCAAGAATCTGACGAACCAGCCTTGGTCCGTTAAAAATCAGGCACGCATGCACATTCGAAACAAAGATAGACCCTATACGTCTACCAGCAATGCGATGAGTTACTGGGTCGAAATAGAAACTGCCGTCGGAGTAAAATTGTCCGAAACAGGCGAAATTGAGTTAGTCGCACCATTCGGAATTGAAAACTTGTTTCGAAACACAATCACAATCAATCGAAAGAGAATAAAACCTGCCGACTTCTATAAAAGAATCGAAAGCAAGAATTGGTTAACCCAATGGCCAAAATTGAAAGTGATCGCCTAA
- a CDS encoding 5' nucleotidase, NT5C type, translating to MDDVLCAYTPAHSRALDDQPGVQFPQSVPGFFRSLAPIDGAIASLNELRDLFDVYVLTAPSTRNPHSYSEKRIWIEEHFDYPFTKKLILCPNKGLLKGDYLVDDHVTGKGQDAFEGTLIEFGSNDFPDWHAVLTFLKKRGITNG from the coding sequence ATGGACGACGTCTTGTGTGCTTACACACCCGCACATTCCCGTGCGCTAGACGATCAGCCCGGCGTTCAATTCCCGCAGTCCGTACCGGGGTTCTTCCGATCACTCGCTCCTATTGATGGCGCGATTGCTTCACTAAACGAACTGCGTGACCTGTTTGACGTTTACGTTCTAACTGCACCTTCCACACGCAATCCGCATTCATACTCTGAAAAACGTATCTGGATCGAAGAGCACTTTGACTACCCGTTCACCAAGAAACTGATTCTTTGTCCAAACAAGGGCTTACTCAAGGGTGACTACCTGGTTGACGACCACGTCACGGGCAAAGGCCAGGATGCGTTCGAAGGAACGTTGATAGAATTTGGTTCGAACGATTTCCCTGATTGGCATGCCGTTTTGACATTCCTAAAGAAGCGTGGGATAACCAACGGATGA
- a CDS encoding toxin-antitoxin system YwqK family antitoxin, translated as MSTPSKNYSGTWTTNYPSGRVAEETEYRRGKWHGSRITRYDNSENSLKAEEYWNSNKRSGDWKTWFETPPNQLRSTASWKNGLPNGTTTHWHANGKKKSECQYSNGIHVGDHQHWNDAGLIIKIEHWQSGNITSVEHFQNEEVTQVDIYKHNEVVKVQHLKDGVVCQEEDPRQRDELACQLTIVGVYPVVPTAESIAQAAQYHKYEHLLDANGSFQEPIVWANNNDLCLVEVQIDGDFSPRALIRSIGANDQAPYLEFYIDAAGTTLISESVAVSTPKRRVCFFLHFLADNVVIKSGNDSLNTPARGPVPERLASFVHYVPVD; from the coding sequence ATGAGCACTCCCTCGAAGAATTACTCCGGCACGTGGACGACTAATTACCCAAGCGGGCGCGTTGCGGAGGAAACAGAGTATCGACGAGGGAAGTGGCACGGATCTCGGATCACACGATATGACAACTCCGAAAACTCGCTGAAGGCCGAAGAGTATTGGAACAGCAATAAGCGAAGCGGTGATTGGAAGACTTGGTTCGAAACACCGCCCAACCAACTCCGCTCCACAGCATCATGGAAAAACGGTTTGCCCAATGGCACAACCACTCACTGGCACGCAAACGGCAAGAAGAAAAGTGAATGCCAGTATTCGAACGGGATCCATGTCGGTGATCACCAGCATTGGAATGATGCAGGGCTGATCATAAAGATTGAGCACTGGCAGTCTGGCAACATCACATCCGTAGAGCACTTCCAGAACGAAGAGGTCACTCAAGTCGACATTTACAAGCACAACGAAGTCGTAAAGGTCCAACACTTGAAAGATGGAGTCGTGTGTCAAGAGGAAGATCCGCGGCAACGAGATGAACTGGCGTGCCAACTGACAATTGTCGGTGTCTATCCGGTGGTCCCAACGGCGGAGTCCATCGCACAGGCAGCCCAATACCACAAGTATGAGCACCTTCTTGACGCGAATGGATCGTTCCAAGAACCCATCGTATGGGCCAATAACAATGATCTATGTTTGGTCGAAGTTCAGATCGACGGCGATTTTTCGCCAAGGGCTTTGATCCGTTCAATCGGTGCAAATGATCAAGCGCCGTATCTGGAGTTTTACATTGATGCGGCTGGCACAACGCTCATTTCAGAGTCTGTGGCGGTCTCGACACCGAAACGCCGCGTCTGTTTTTTCCTTCACTTCTTGGCGGACAACGTAGTCATCAAGTCAGGAAACGATTCGTTGAATACTCCCGCTCGTGGTCCGGTTCCCGAGCGTCTAGCTTCGTTCGTACATTATGTGCCTGTAGACTGA